The following DNA comes from Planctomycetia bacterium.
GTAGTAGGCAGTGGCAAACCGATACTAAACGCTCAATCTGCTCTCATATAATGACAACCCCTTTAATTTTAAGAGTTTAACCGATTCTTACTGCGTTTCTTTGTGCCTTAATCATGCAACCACCTGCCGGGCAACAACCCGCAGAAAAACCGAAAACGCTGACAGTCACCATCGAAGGTGATGTCGATGCCGAATTGGCCCCGGTGGCTGGAAACCTTACCACACTCTATTTCCAATGTTACCCCAAACTGTTGGCGCGGTTTGAAAACACGAACAAGTCTGCACCCCGGCACATCCGCATCATTTTTGACAGCAAGCTGAACATCCCGGCACACTGTTCTGGCAACCGCGTCACCGTGGGAGTTCAATGGCTGAAGAAACATCCTGAAGACTTTGCGCTGCTGACCCACGAACTCACCCATGCTGTGCAGATGTACCCACGCGGTGAACCTGGATGGATAGTCGAAGGCATTGCTGACTACGCCCGGCATGTGTATGCCCCAAAGAACAAAAAGGCTGGGCGCTTCCTTCGCGTTTGACAGAACGACAAAAGTACACCGACAGCTACCGCACCACCGGCCGGTTCTTCCTCTGGATGGATCAGAAATTTCCAGCAAGCGTTGATAAGATTCATCGTGCGATGTAGGAACGTGCTTATGAAAAAGGCATATTCAAAACCGCTATCGGTAAAGACATTGATGAACTATGGAAGGAATGCGTGACAGAGTCGAATCTGCAGAAATGAAACTCCTCGCCAACTGGCGAGGAGCGGAAGTTGATTACCAAGAAGCCGATACTATCACGCAGCTTCTTCTGATTCCTTGCCTTTCAGCAACCAGCCTGCACCAACAACCAGCAACAGCAGGCATAAGCAGGTGAACGCCACAATTGCAGGGAGTTTGGATTGAGGCAGTTTCACCACCGCATCTGCGGGTAGTGTTTTGGGCAGTTCCAATCCTGGATTGCTTTGAGATAGATCAACGGCTTTGCGTTCACGTCCAAGTGCTTCCCTGGCTGCCTCACCCAAGGTCATTTCACGCTGTGTGGTATATTCCTCGCCTTTCTCTTCATCCTTAGGCAGTTTCAGCTTGGTACCTGCAGGTACTTTGATATAGCGAATTGGCAGGTCAAAATTGATGGCTTTCAATTCGCCCAGCTTTTCGGCTTTATCGGGCTCTTTCTTGGCATCCAGTTTGTCGACATCAATGTGATACTGTTCGCGGGCAATATCCTTGATGGCGTCGTCGAATGATTTCACCTGCCCAATAGTAACAGTCGAGTATTGCCAGTTGGTAAGGTCACGAGGTATTTCCTTGCTGAACGCCAGGAACGCCATCAGCACGCCTGCCAGTGAACCGCCAGCAATATAACCGCTGGCCAGCAGCACACCTGGGCTGGTTTCGCTCTTGCGGATGGCTTCAATTTCTGCCTTCGCTCGTGCTTCCGGATCATCTCCAGCAGCAGCGACATCGGCTGCGGCCCGCCTGGCCATGATGGTGTCAACAATCCATCGAATGATGCCACCTACAAAGATGGCCGCAGAGTATTGAATGGGTACATAGACACCCACTGCGAAAGCGAGAGATGATACGCCACACAACTCGAGGAAGAAGGCGATCATCGCACCGATGCCTACCATGCTCCAGTTCAAATCTCCCTTGAGCACGCCGTTGATGATCAAGCCCATCACCTGGGTCTTGGGTGCATCAAACTCGCGTTTGACAGCAGTGCCATCATCCTTTTCCTTGATCTGCCCCATGATGGCATCATCGCGAACTACTTCGGGTTTGCCTGTTGTGGGATCAACATAGTAAATGCCACGATTGACAATCTTGATTTCAGGTCGAGGTTTGTAGCTCACATTTCCCTTGTCGTCTTTCACTTCATCGGAAAGGTTCGCTCCGCTGGCTCGCCAAACCTTATACTGTTTGCCTTCATACTCAATGGTTTCATTGAGCTTCGCAAGTTCCGTCTGATTCAGCACGACCTTGGGAAGGTTGGCTTCTTTCTTGCTGAAAATGGTTCCCGATTTGTTAAACGCCAAGAGCAGGAAGCCGATGACTAATGCAGACACCAATGCCCCGATTAGAATGGCATACTGGCCTGCTTTGGGTGTGCCACCCACAAGGAAGCCAGTCTTAAGCGACTGTGCCGTAGTGCCACCATTGGAAGAAGCAACGCACACGACGGCTGCAATGGAAAGTGCCAGTAGTCGGTAACTGGGCGAAGTGAACCCCAGGGTCGCAAAGATCAGACATGTCAGCATCAGTGTGGCGACTGTCATGCCTGAGATCGGATTGGATGATGAACCAATTTCACCAGTCAAGCGTGATGAGACCGTAACAAACAGGAAGCCAAACAGCACCACTAGAAGCGCTCCCAGAATGGCGCTGGTCACGCCCACCTCGCCTATCAGAAATAGTGCCAGCACCACAATGAGCGCGAGGCTTCCCAATAACACCACCGAAGTTGGCATGTCATTTTCGGTTCGGCGTTTCAAGTTGTCGACCTGACTTCCACCAGTTTTCACACTTCGCAGGCTTCCTGTTAACCCTCGGATGATAGTAGGCAACGTTTTACCCATGCTGATGATGCCCGCAGTTGCCACGCACCCGGCTCCAATAAAGAGCAGGTAGTTGTTGCGAATCTGTCCTACCGACATGTCACGAATCAATGCGGTACCTGGTGGCACATTTTTGTCGGCATATTCGCCCACCATGTAAATGGTGGGGATGATAACCAGGTAACCCAGAATAGCGCCTGCCATCATGACTGCACTGGTTCGCAAACCAATGATGTAACCGACGCCTAAAAGTTCCGATGCCATTTCGTGAGCATATACTGCCATCTTGTTGATGAAGGTTAACGGATAAGTAACGGTGCCCATCAGCAACGACATGCCTTCTGTGACAAACTTGTGCACAAAGGCCAACCCAAATCCGATGAACACTGTTTTTCCTGTGGTTCCACCCTTTTCACCAGAAATCAGCACCTGAGCGCACGCCGTTCCTTCAGGGTATAGCAATGTTCCAGGCTGACCCGGTTTGCCATGCATCTTCACAATGAAGAGCCTGCGAAGCGGAATCATGGCCAGGATGCCAAGCAATCCACCCAGAATGGAAACCACCATGATGCGGAGGATGTCCATCTCATAACCCAATAACAGCAGGGCAGGCATGGTCACACCGACGCCAAAAGCAAGTGATTCACCAGCGGAGCCTGCTGTCTGAACGACGTTGTTTTCAAGAATCGTTGTTTGTCGTGTGCCAATCAGTTTGGAGAAGAAGCGGAAAAGCGTGATAGCCAGCAC
Coding sequences within:
- a CDS encoding oligopeptide transporter, OPT family yields the protein MAVTTDTQPPAFQPYVSDEAGKTMKEFTWSAVLLGTVLGVVFAASSLYLVLKVGITVSASIPVAVLAITLFRFFSKLIGTRQTTILENNVVQTAGSAGESLAFGVGVTMPALLLLGYEMDILRIMVVSILGGLLGILAMIPLRRLFIVKMHGKPGQPGTLLYPEGTACAQVLISGEKGGTTGKTVFIGFGLAFVHKFVTEGMSLLMGTVTYPLTFINKMAVYAHEMASELLGVGYIIGLRTSAVMMAGAILGYLVIIPTIYMVGEYADKNVPPGTALIRDMSVGQIRNNYLLFIGAGCVATAGIISMGKTLPTIIRGLTGSLRSVKTGGSQVDNLKRRTENDMPTSVVLLGSLALIVVLALFLIGEVGVTSAILGALLVVLFGFLFVTVSSRLTGEIGSSSNPISGMTVATLMLTCLIFATLGFTSPSYRLLALSIAAVVCVASSNGGTTAQSLKTGFLVGGTPKAGQYAILIGALVSALVIGFLLLAFNKSGTIFSKKEANLPKVVLNQTELAKLNETIEYEGKQYKVWRASGANLSDEVKDDKGNVSYKPRPEIKIVNRGIYYVDPTTGKPEVVRDDAIMGQIKEKDDGTAVKREFDAPKTQVMGLIINGVLKGDLNWSMVGIGAMIAFFLELCGVSSLAFAVGVYVPIQYSAAIFVGGIIRWIVDTIMARRAAADVAAAGDDPEARAKAEIEAIRKSETSPGVLLASGYIAGGSLAGVLMAFLAFSKEIPRDLTNWQYSTVTIGQVKSFDDAIKDIAREQYHIDVDKLDAKKEPDKAEKLGELKAINFDLPIRYIKVPAGTKLKLPKDEEKGEEYTTQREMTLGEAAREALGRERKAVDLSQSNPGLELPKTLPADAVVKLPQSKLPAIVAFTCLCLLLLVVGAGWLLKGKESEEAA